In Pleurocapsa minor HA4230-MV1, one DNA window encodes the following:
- a CDS encoding ester cyclase: MNRKNSAIAYQNFASDFIDHEEPFVGLVSPELVKQTMEKAYAKYPDLHVTVEDAIAEGDKVMMRCTWRGTDASTGKKSEFKGFVLWRLAEGKLAERWATITPPIR; encoded by the coding sequence GTGAACCGCAAGAATTCTGCCATTGCTTACCAAAACTTCGCATCTGACTTTATCGATCACGAAGAACCTTTTGTAGGATTGGTGAGTCCCGAACTGGTTAAGCAGACGATGGAGAAGGCATACGCAAAGTATCCCGATTTACACGTTACAGTTGAGGACGCGATCGCTGAAGGGGATAAGGTGATGATGCGATGCACCTGGCGCGGAACCGATGCTTCGACGGGAAAGAAAAGTGAGTTTAAGGGCTTTGTGCTTTGGAGATTAGCAGAGGGCAAACTGGCTGAACGTTGGGCAACGATTACACCGCCCATTCGGTAA